From the genome of Candidatus Electrothrix communis, one region includes:
- a CDS encoding HAD hydrolase family protein, with translation MDKVSDNNGTYSDCELTQSLRERAMKREQPILRSDAWRAAMMRAKKVEVLLLDVDGVLTDGTLFYSGASEEIKGFNTLDGFGLRLLRDAGIAVGLITARSSEAVSRRAQELKLEHVYTDCRNKREAYAAVLEQHGWQPEQTAYMGDDWLDLPVLMQVGCSFAPANAAAEVCRQVDYVTERSGGHGAVREACELILEAKGLLSQLLNKYMQTT, from the coding sequence ATGGACAAGGTGTCGGATAACAACGGTACATACTCTGATTGCGAATTGACGCAGTCCCTGCGTGAACGAGCCATGAAGCGGGAGCAGCCCATTTTGCGCAGTGATGCTTGGCGAGCCGCCATGATGCGGGCGAAAAAGGTTGAAGTGCTTTTATTGGATGTTGACGGTGTCCTGACCGACGGCACTCTTTTTTACTCAGGAGCATCTGAAGAAATCAAGGGGTTCAACACCCTGGACGGTTTCGGCCTGCGTCTTCTTCGCGATGCCGGAATTGCTGTGGGCTTAATCACCGCTCGCAGCTCCGAAGCAGTTTCCAGAAGAGCTCAAGAACTCAAGCTGGAGCATGTGTACACCGACTGCCGCAACAAGAGAGAAGCCTATGCCGCCGTTCTTGAACAACATGGCTGGCAACCTGAGCAGACCGCCTATATGGGAGATGATTGGCTGGATCTGCCTGTCCTGATGCAGGTCGGGTGTAGTTTTGCTCCGGCCAATGCAGCAGCCGAAGTCTGCCGTCAAGTTGATTATGTCACGGAAAGAAGTGGAGGGCATGGTGCTGTTCGTGAGGCCTGTGAGCTAATCCTGGAGGCAAAGGGTCTGCTTTCCCAATTGCTGAATAAATACATGCAAACGACCTGA
- the lptC gene encoding LPS export ABC transporter periplasmic protein LptC produces the protein MIGSYRNLLWLIPVGIIAASPLWKEYAAQFLKPRGGYDEVAERAYQEQSQDFVMDDVIITFTTKGVQTWTIRAQQAQTGETDREIHMIDVDALYNKQGESPLSITSTNGKYHMDDQHLTLIDDVVIIKPLQHEEMYSDLLHYYDTTKMLISPGDVEIKGPKFNLKGGRMDYDVSTGGYDFNDRVEVVL, from the coding sequence ATGATAGGAAGTTATCGAAACCTTCTCTGGCTCATCCCGGTTGGTATTATTGCCGCCAGCCCGTTGTGGAAAGAATATGCAGCGCAGTTCCTGAAACCAAGAGGCGGCTACGATGAGGTTGCAGAGCGAGCCTATCAAGAGCAGTCGCAGGATTTCGTTATGGATGATGTTATTATTACGTTCACGACAAAAGGCGTTCAGACCTGGACCATCAGGGCCCAACAAGCCCAAACCGGTGAGACAGATCGAGAAATTCATATGATTGATGTTGATGCCCTGTATAACAAACAGGGCGAGTCACCTCTCAGTATAACCAGCACGAACGGGAAATACCATATGGATGATCAACATCTCACCTTGATTGATGATGTTGTGATTATCAAACCCCTTCAGCATGAAGAGATGTACTCAGACCTGCTCCATTATTATGACACCACCAAGATGTTAATCAGTCCCGGAGATGTTGAGATTAAGGGGCCTAAATTCAACCTCAAGGGTGGGAGAATGGATTATGATGTCTCTACCGGTGGCTATGATTTCAATGATCGGGTAGAGGTGGTACTGTAG